A stretch of Alkalicella caledoniensis DNA encodes these proteins:
- a CDS encoding glycine--tRNA ligase codes for MEDSKLVTMEKVVSLCKGRGFIFPGSDIYGGLANTWDYGPLGVEFINNIKKAWWKKFVQQNPNNVGMESALLMNPQVWVASGHVGGFSDPLIDCKECKSRFRADKLIEDYYHNLGEDIVGVDGWTNEELKGFIDEKNIKCPDCKKHNYTDIRQFNLMFKTFQGVTEDSKSEIFLRPETAQGIFINFKNIARSCRQKVPFGIAQIGKSFRNEITPGNFIFRTREFEQMELEFFCKPGEDLEWFDYWKNFCHKWLLDLGLTSENVRLRDHDAEELSHYSNATTDIEFKFPFGWGELWGIADRTDFDLKQHQEHSGKDLTYQDPQTNEKYLPYVIEPSVGVGRLALAFLVNGYQEEELEKDTRVVLKLHPALAPFKAAILPLSKKLSDDAIKVYNSLSEKFMVDFDDAGSIGKRYRRHDEVGTPYCITFDFDSLEDKSVTIRDRDTMEQHRIAIDELEAFLEGKVKF; via the coding sequence ATGGAAGATAGTAAATTGGTAACAATGGAAAAAGTTGTATCCCTATGTAAGGGTAGAGGTTTTATTTTCCCAGGGTCAGATATTTATGGTGGTTTGGCAAATACATGGGATTATGGTCCTTTAGGTGTAGAGTTTATAAATAATATTAAAAAAGCTTGGTGGAAAAAATTCGTACAGCAAAACCCTAACAATGTGGGAATGGAGTCAGCTTTATTAATGAATCCCCAGGTTTGGGTTGCTTCAGGTCATGTGGGTGGATTTAGCGATCCTCTTATTGACTGTAAGGAATGTAAGAGCCGTTTCCGTGCAGACAAACTAATTGAAGATTACTATCACAATCTAGGTGAGGATATTGTGGGTGTGGATGGTTGGACAAACGAAGAACTCAAAGGTTTTATAGATGAAAAAAATATAAAATGCCCCGATTGTAAGAAACACAATTACACAGATATAAGGCAGTTCAACCTTATGTTTAAAACTTTCCAAGGTGTTACAGAAGATTCGAAATCTGAGATTTTCCTAAGGCCTGAAACAGCACAAGGGATATTTATTAACTTTAAAAATATAGCAAGGAGTTGTCGTCAAAAGGTCCCCTTTGGTATAGCTCAGATAGGTAAGAGTTTTAGAAACGAAATTACTCCAGGTAATTTTATTTTCAGAACAAGGGAATTTGAACAGATGGAACTAGAATTTTTCTGTAAACCTGGTGAAGACTTAGAATGGTTTGACTACTGGAAAAACTTCTGCCATAAATGGTTACTGGACCTTGGATTAACTTCAGAGAATGTTAGGCTAAGGGACCATGATGCAGAAGAGTTGTCCCACTATAGTAATGCAACAACTGACATCGAGTTTAAGTTCCCGTTTGGCTGGGGTGAATTATGGGGTATTGCAGATAGGACAGACTTTGACCTAAAGCAACATCAAGAACATTCTGGAAAGGACTTGACCTATCAAGATCCTCAAACCAATGAGAAGTACTTACCTTATGTAATTGAGCCTTCTGTAGGTGTTGGTAGACTGGCCCTTGCTTTTTTAGTAAATGGCTACCAAGAAGAAGAATTAGAAAAAGACACTAGGGTAGTGCTTAAGTTACATCCAGCGTTAGCACCTTTTAAAGCGGCTATATTACCACTTTCTAAAAAACTAAGTGATGATGCCATAAAAGTTTATAATTCTTTAAGTGAAAAGTTTATGGTTGATTTCGATGATGCTGGAAGTATAGGTAAAAGATATCGTAGGCACGATGAGGTTGGAACACCCTACTGTATTACCTTTGACTTTGATTCGTTAGAAGACAAAAGTGTAACAATAAGGGATAGAGATACAATGGAACAGCATAGAATAGCCATAGATGAGCTTGAAGCTTTCTTAGAGGGTAAAGTTAAATTCTAA
- a CDS encoding HD domain-containing protein yields MDIQQIEDIAFDLMKERKVLGREKGFIFYHGRRVGKIAQKIYDKIVQEPVQLEKNLLYVGGIFHDIGKGIEPHNETGAVLVKEILKKTCDEGELQTISDIIREHNLRGSKYEGISLFGKIIQDADIIDHMGSMDIWIAFMYHAQYEESAHNSIEFFSGGKWEEICGVLRSLLNFPVSIEAFDKRMKFTKKFIEQMQREVDGELF; encoded by the coding sequence TTGGACATTCAGCAAATAGAAGATATAGCTTTTGACTTAATGAAGGAAAGAAAAGTATTAGGTAGAGAAAAGGGCTTTATATTTTACCATGGACGACGAGTTGGTAAAATCGCTCAAAAAATATATGACAAAATAGTACAAGAGCCTGTTCAGTTGGAAAAGAACCTATTATATGTTGGGGGAATATTTCACGATATAGGCAAAGGCATAGAGCCACATAATGAAACAGGTGCTGTGCTTGTTAAAGAGATACTAAAAAAAACATGTGATGAGGGAGAGCTTCAAACAATTTCTGATATTATCAGGGAACACAACCTCAGGGGGAGTAAATACGAAGGTATTTCCCTATTTGGGAAAATAATCCAAGACGCTGACATTATAGATCACATGGGAAGTATGGATATTTGGATAGCTTTTATGTATCACGCACAATATGAAGAGAGTGCACATAACTCTATAGAATTTTTTTCAGGAGGTAAATGGGAAGAGATATGTGGTGTGCTAAGATCATTACTGAATTTTCCCGTATCCATAGAAGCCTTTGATAAGAGGATGAAATTCACTAAAAAATTTATTGAACAGATGCAAAGGGAAGTGGATGGAGAACTTTTTTAA
- the fumC gene encoding class II fumarate hydratase: MGYRIEKDSMGEIHVSCEKLWGAQTQRSIKNFDIGKEKLPLEFIFALAIVKKAAVTVNGRLGIIPEDIVKAITTACNEILEGKWNDQFPLSLWQTGSGTQTNMNINEVIANRANQLLTNGNTHPNDHVNRGQSSNDVFPTAMHITCVLILEKNLIPALERLASSFEELSNRYSRIVKVGRTHLQDATPITLGQEISAWHAMLKSSREMVMDSLKYLRPLALGGTAVGTGLNTHRQFGELCAKEISNISGSNFTSSENMFHALSSRDALVFAHGALNTLAGNLMKIANDVRWLASGPRCGIGEIKIPENEPGSSIMPGKVNPTQSEALTMVCVRVMGNDTSVGIASSQGNFQLNVYLPLIIHSFVQSATLLSHAMDSFNNGCVKGIVPNHERIENNLRNSLMLVTALTPHIGYDKAAEIAKTAHDKGITLKMASELLGVLTPQEFDKLMDPSKMVAPLE, encoded by the coding sequence ATGGGTTATCGAATTGAAAAAGACTCCATGGGTGAGATACATGTCAGTTGTGAAAAGTTATGGGGAGCCCAAACCCAAAGAAGTATCAAGAACTTTGATATCGGCAAAGAAAAATTACCTTTAGAATTTATTTTTGCATTGGCCATTGTTAAGAAAGCTGCAGTGACTGTCAATGGAAGATTAGGTATTATACCAGAAGATATTGTAAAAGCCATCACCACTGCTTGTAATGAAATCCTTGAAGGAAAATGGAACGATCAGTTTCCATTATCCCTTTGGCAGACCGGCAGCGGCACTCAAACTAACATGAATATCAATGAAGTTATTGCTAACAGGGCTAATCAACTGCTTACAAATGGCAATACCCATCCCAATGACCATGTAAACCGCGGTCAGAGTTCTAATGACGTATTTCCAACGGCAATGCATATAACTTGTGTGTTAATTCTAGAAAAAAATCTTATACCAGCATTAGAACGCCTAGCTAGTAGCTTTGAAGAGCTATCAAATAGATATTCAAGGATTGTCAAAGTTGGGAGAACGCACTTGCAGGACGCAACTCCTATAACCTTAGGGCAGGAAATTAGCGCATGGCATGCCATGCTAAAATCTTCTAGGGAGATGGTGATGGATTCATTGAAATATCTGAGACCTTTAGCCCTTGGAGGTACAGCTGTGGGTACTGGGCTAAATACACACAGGCAGTTTGGCGAACTTTGTGCTAAAGAGATTAGCAACATTAGTGGAAGTAATTTTACCTCTAGTGAGAACATGTTTCATGCCCTTTCTAGCCGAGACGCACTGGTTTTTGCTCACGGTGCCCTAAATACTTTAGCAGGAAATTTAATGAAAATTGCTAACGACGTGCGATGGCTAGCCAGCGGCCCTAGATGTGGTATAGGAGAGATTAAGATCCCGGAAAATGAGCCGGGGAGTTCTATAATGCCAGGGAAAGTAAATCCCACTCAAAGTGAGGCCCTTACAATGGTGTGTGTTCGCGTCATGGGAAACGACACCAGCGTGGGCATAGCTTCATCCCAAGGCAATTTCCAGCTAAATGTATATTTGCCATTAATAATTCATTCCTTTGTTCAATCGGCGACACTTTTATCCCATGCAATGGACTCCTTCAATAATGGTTGTGTAAAGGGAATCGTTCCTAACCATGAACGCATAGAAAACAACTTAAGGAATTCCCTTATGCTGGTAACGGCTTTGACACCACATATAGGCTACGACAAAGCCGCTGAAATTGCAAAGACTGCCCATGACAAAGGGATAACTTTGAAAATGGCAAGTGAGTTGCTAGGGGTTCTTACACCACAAGAGTTTGATAAACTAATGGACCCATCAAAGATGGTAGCGCCTTTAGAATAA
- a CDS encoding helicase C-terminal domain-containing protein, with the protein MTVSFREDVKNRIRLAIEKAGGNEVFFRGVVNDSKEIFDMEILARGNEFSVPAIMYDLEVGDVVIHNHPSGNLSPSQADIGIAAKLGQDGIGFIIVSNNGERSYTVVEPMAPQEQVDVSEENIEEILGPVGVIAQTLENYEQRPEQLSMSKLIAKGLNQSQHVIVEAGTGTGKSLAYLIPGILWAVGNKKRVVVSTNTINLQEQIVYKDIPFLQKVLPLGFKGVLVKGRSNYLCLRKLENIETDSLLEDIDEDYQELKLLKDWGLKTKEGSKADLNFMPRESNWEQVCSEGDLCLKLHCSNYRECFFFKARRESANADILVVNHHLLFADISLKAKGLEGGVLPSYHSVVFDEAHNIEDTATQYFGYKANKYLVPKQLNRLFYSKGGKQKGFLMDISQKLTNNKYVTPLLKQKVYDEVHMYFLPQIADIVSKNNYFFDNIYLFLDGNTSKLRLTQEVVETQPYKKIKEEVFQFLKIFSEFIERVRALQKELEDMAPKAFESFVPNMVELSAMITRLESIVETLDYIFLKETSEDVKWLELSGTQKNRYITAYSAPLDVSKALYQNIYDNYESVVLTSATMTTGGNFKYIKDRVGLGFCEDKLEELTLPSPFDYRQQVLFCVPTDISEPTMKNFNQDIPNVLLKTILATGGRAFVLFTSFKMLSDVYNELKPILESRGINCLKQGEYQRHILLQNFKKDVTSVLFATASFWEGVDVQGEALSNVILVKLPFSVPDEPIIEARQELIAKGGGNPFMEYTVPQAVLKFKQGFGRLIRSKSDKGVVVVTDKRVLTKQYGKIFLKSLPRCKEFAGSTEAIAEKIREFI; encoded by the coding sequence ATGACCGTTTCTTTTAGAGAGGACGTTAAAAATAGAATAAGGCTTGCCATTGAAAAAGCTGGGGGTAATGAAGTTTTCTTTAGAGGTGTTGTCAATGACTCTAAAGAAATATTTGATATGGAAATACTAGCCAGGGGCAACGAATTTAGCGTACCAGCTATTATGTATGACCTTGAGGTGGGGGATGTTGTCATACACAATCACCCTTCTGGAAATTTATCACCCTCTCAAGCTGATATAGGTATTGCTGCCAAACTAGGGCAAGATGGCATAGGTTTTATTATCGTTAGCAATAATGGTGAGCGAAGCTATACAGTTGTTGAGCCTATGGCTCCACAGGAACAGGTTGATGTTTCTGAAGAGAATATTGAGGAAATATTAGGACCAGTTGGTGTGATTGCACAAACGTTAGAAAATTATGAGCAAAGGCCGGAACAGCTCTCCATGTCTAAACTTATTGCAAAAGGTTTGAATCAATCACAACATGTAATTGTGGAGGCAGGGACAGGGACAGGAAAGAGTTTAGCATATTTGATACCAGGGATCCTTTGGGCTGTGGGCAACAAGAAAAGGGTTGTAGTATCAACAAATACCATCAATTTACAAGAACAAATTGTATATAAAGATATACCTTTTTTGCAGAAAGTGTTGCCTTTGGGTTTCAAAGGGGTTTTAGTAAAGGGAAGAAGTAACTATTTATGCCTACGAAAGTTAGAAAATATAGAAACAGATAGCTTATTAGAAGATATAGATGAAGATTATCAGGAATTAAAGTTGTTGAAGGATTGGGGACTTAAAACCAAAGAGGGAAGTAAGGCTGACCTGAACTTTATGCCTAGGGAAAGCAACTGGGAGCAAGTTTGCTCTGAAGGAGACTTGTGTCTAAAACTACACTGTTCTAACTATAGAGAATGCTTTTTCTTCAAGGCTAGAAGGGAAAGTGCCAATGCAGATATACTGGTTGTAAACCATCATCTATTATTTGCGGATATATCTTTAAAGGCAAAGGGACTTGAAGGAGGTGTGCTGCCCTCATACCATAGTGTGGTTTTTGATGAGGCCCATAATATTGAGGACACAGCCACCCAGTATTTTGGATATAAGGCGAATAAATATCTTGTTCCAAAACAACTTAATAGATTATTTTACTCAAAGGGGGGGAAACAAAAGGGCTTTCTCATGGATATAAGTCAAAAGCTAACTAACAACAAATATGTTACACCTCTCTTAAAACAGAAGGTCTATGACGAGGTTCATATGTATTTCCTCCCTCAAATTGCTGATATAGTAAGTAAAAATAATTATTTTTTTGATAATATTTACTTATTCTTAGATGGAAACACAAGTAAACTTAGACTAACTCAAGAGGTTGTTGAAACCCAGCCATATAAAAAAATAAAAGAAGAGGTCTTTCAGTTTTTAAAGATATTTAGTGAGTTTATCGAGAGAGTAAGGGCACTACAAAAAGAATTAGAAGATATGGCCCCGAAAGCTTTCGAAAGCTTCGTCCCTAACATGGTAGAACTAAGTGCCATGATAACAAGGCTTGAATCCATAGTGGAAACCCTTGACTATATATTTCTTAAAGAAACATCTGAGGATGTTAAATGGTTAGAATTAAGTGGGACGCAAAAAAATAGATATATAACAGCATATTCTGCTCCTTTAGATGTATCAAAAGCCTTATATCAAAACATATACGACAACTATGAAAGTGTTGTGTTAACATCGGCTACAATGACAACTGGTGGTAATTTTAAGTATATAAAAGATAGAGTGGGGCTAGGTTTTTGTGAAGACAAGTTAGAAGAGTTGACGTTACCTTCTCCATTTGACTACAGGCAACAGGTATTATTTTGTGTTCCAACAGATATCTCTGAGCCCACCATGAAAAATTTTAATCAAGATATACCTAATGTTTTACTTAAGACAATTTTGGCTACTGGGGGAAGGGCTTTTGTTCTATTCACGTCCTTTAAAATGTTGAGTGATGTGTATAATGAGCTTAAACCCATACTTGAAAGTAGGGGGATTAACTGTTTAAAGCAAGGAGAATATCAAAGGCATATACTTTTACAAAATTTTAAAAAAGATGTGACCTCTGTTTTATTTGCCACAGCTAGTTTTTGGGAAGGTGTAGATGTGCAAGGGGAAGCATTAAGTAATGTTATCTTAGTTAAACTTCCCTTTAGTGTTCCTGATGAACCCATAATTGAAGCAAGGCAGGAACTAATAGCAAAAGGTGGTGGTAACCCCTTTATGGAATATACAGTTCCTCAAGCAGTTTTAAAGTTTAAACAAGGCTTTGGGAGGCTAATACGGAGCAAGTCCGACAAGGGTGTGGTGGTGGTTACAGACAAACGTGTTTTAACGAAGCAGTATGGAAAAATATTTCTAAAATCCCTACCCCGTTGCAAGGAATTTGCTGGTAGCACCGAGGCCATAGCAGAGAAAATAAGAGAATTTATTTAA
- a CDS encoding IS1182 family transposase codes for MSFIKGTDRKQKTMFPDCIEDYIGEDNPVRVIDEYVELVNMSAFTKSKEHRRGAPGYHPSVLLKLYLYGYVNGIRSSRKLETESHRNIEVVWLLQKLKPDFKTIADFRKENKTQLKQVFKDFTKLCKDLKLLGEEFIAIDGTKIQANNSKKNNFSKKKIQRHKQYIEDKVNSYLDLLESSDKDDSPKLKYTPEEIQQKIEKLKERKIKFEELEKKLQDSECNEVSTVDEDARLMDNKNNGVTVAYNIQTAVDSKHSIIVAYDVTNNPADQGNLNSLAEKAKDIFGKRKLEVAADKGYYQADDLMKCERNETTVYLPKQSYSNATGDKDFYGDKFTYVPEKDLYICPLGHELRRINHKSKEPKRIKYRNYDACKNCESKSKCTTAAKGRIINRSPNQDFLDTIDARTEANMDKYLQRQMIVEHPYGTIKRTMNAGYFLTRGMDSVTTETALVLLAYNFKRVINIIGVKELLRILVALRPTLSLYFYMFKSYCTKRQEIYG; via the coding sequence TTGTCATTTATAAAAGGTACAGATAGAAAGCAAAAAACAATGTTTCCTGACTGCATAGAAGATTACATAGGTGAGGATAATCCCGTTAGAGTAATTGATGAATACGTAGAACTGGTCAATATGAGTGCATTCACTAAATCAAAGGAACACCGCAGAGGTGCACCAGGATATCATCCCTCTGTTTTATTGAAGTTATATCTATACGGGTATGTAAATGGCATAAGATCATCTAGAAAGCTAGAAACAGAATCTCACAGGAATATAGAAGTGGTTTGGCTATTACAAAAACTAAAACCTGATTTTAAAACAATAGCTGATTTCAGGAAAGAAAATAAAACTCAGCTAAAACAAGTTTTCAAGGATTTTACTAAGTTGTGTAAGGATCTCAAACTATTAGGCGAGGAATTCATAGCAATAGATGGGACTAAAATTCAAGCTAATAATTCAAAGAAGAATAATTTCTCAAAGAAAAAAATACAAAGACACAAACAATATATCGAAGATAAGGTTAATTCCTATCTAGATTTGTTAGAAAGCAGTGACAAAGACGATTCACCTAAACTTAAGTATACACCTGAAGAAATTCAGCAAAAAATTGAAAAACTCAAGGAGCGTAAAATTAAATTTGAAGAGTTGGAAAAAAAACTACAGGATAGCGAATGTAATGAAGTATCTACAGTTGACGAAGATGCTAGGCTTATGGACAACAAAAACAATGGTGTTACTGTAGCATATAACATACAAACAGCTGTAGACTCTAAGCATAGTATTATAGTGGCATATGATGTTACAAACAATCCCGCAGATCAAGGTAATCTAAATTCACTTGCAGAAAAGGCTAAAGATATATTTGGAAAAAGGAAACTTGAAGTAGCAGCAGATAAAGGCTATTACCAAGCAGACGACCTTATGAAATGTGAGAGAAACGAAACAACAGTCTATTTGCCAAAACAGTCGTATTCTAACGCCACAGGAGACAAAGATTTCTACGGAGATAAATTTACTTATGTGCCTGAAAAAGACTTATATATTTGTCCTTTGGGCCATGAATTACGCAGAATAAACCACAAATCAAAAGAACCAAAAAGAATAAAATATAGAAACTACGATGCCTGTAAAAACTGTGAATCAAAAAGCAAATGCACCACTGCAGCCAAAGGCAGGATAATAAATCGGTCACCTAACCAAGATTTTTTGGATACTATAGATGCTAGAACAGAAGCAAATATGGACAAATACCTACAAAGGCAGATGATTGTTGAGCATCCTTATGGAACCATCAAAAGGACAATGAATGCTGGGTATTTTTTAACAAGAGGGATGGATTCTGTAACTACAGAGACAGCCCTAGTTTTGCTAGCCTATAATTTTAAAAGAGTAATAAATATTATAGGAGTGAAAGAACTACTAAGGATATTAGTAGCTCTTAGACCCACTTTATCATTGTATTTTTATATGTTTAAGTCATATTGCACCAAAAGACAGGAAATTTACGGCTAA
- a CDS encoding transglycosylase domain-containing protein, producing MVEGSRRDRHKKKKLKLYGTKKFFTYFTASLLLIAIGFAGYLVYLAANIDTIALRGMGNNSAVYSRDNSPMGIVSTQQSDYVQLQDINPHFVNAVIAVEDNVFYGHLGINPLGIARALYTNVINRRVVQGGSTITQQLAKNIFLTHDRTMDRKLKELVYTLKLERTYSKDEILENYLNSIFYGHGIYGVGAATQFYFNKTPSELTLAESALLAGIIQGPHFYSPAVPRNLEPRVSEDAELGDGDPTVGDITTSRTYRRRNFALHRMLQEGYITEEQLQDAREQPIDPPVEQQSENPNIPRFLTNELTRIEEELGYERGQLLVGFNIFTTLDADAQLVAQQTIGNYESYVGEAQRNNPNIQAALVSIDPETGGVLAMAESGLGEYRTINGIPQPGSAFKPIAYALALESQKYTLLNQHFCQNLSEAGILPNYTGADYGGRYHNSNLTMRQAMVESCNIYAVLANTHLGPRNIISLARSMGYNGTLAEDAQMVLGSSGARMLDMASVYAVFANGGMSVEPYIISEIQDRYGNTVYRQNRQLNQRVISQETSFLVTDMLRDVLRSSQGTARGASSRIPNRDAAVKTGTTAGYAYSAGYTPEMVTIAYIGQEEQTGNLGLTGGGTTSRLWADYTNTALNRIYGENVGQTFSVPGNIEQLRICRETLLLATPNCPDAFNEYFVRGTGPDIYCNIHENISRDVQMCTDSWKRATDFCPPRSVRTFRFPPNQQIPTEECDIHPQVRWPNQQDMDEDVDQDRFDWFDDEDAPGSEENNDGDEQ from the coding sequence ATGGTTGAGGGTAGCAGAAGAGATAGACATAAAAAAAAGAAATTAAAGCTCTATGGCACTAAAAAATTCTTTACATACTTTACTGCATCTCTACTACTTATCGCTATAGGTTTTGCCGGTTATCTAGTTTACCTAGCAGCCAATATAGATACTATAGCCCTAAGGGGGATGGGGAACAACTCAGCAGTTTATTCTAGAGATAATTCTCCCATGGGAATCGTCTCCACACAACAGAGCGACTATGTTCAACTTCAAGACATAAATCCTCATTTTGTGAATGCGGTTATTGCTGTTGAGGATAATGTTTTTTATGGACACTTAGGTATAAACCCACTGGGTATTGCCAGGGCCTTATATACCAACGTTATAAATCGCAGGGTTGTACAAGGTGGGAGTACAATAACACAGCAACTGGCAAAAAATATATTCCTAACTCACGATAGAACAATGGATAGAAAACTAAAAGAATTAGTTTATACCCTAAAATTGGAAAGGACATATAGCAAAGACGAAATATTAGAAAACTATTTGAACTCAATTTTTTATGGTCATGGCATTTATGGTGTGGGAGCAGCCACACAGTTTTATTTTAATAAGACACCTTCTGAATTAACCTTGGCAGAGTCTGCTTTATTAGCAGGGATTATCCAAGGTCCTCATTTCTATTCCCCAGCAGTTCCTAGGAACTTAGAGCCAAGGGTCTCAGAAGATGCTGAGCTCGGTGATGGAGACCCCACTGTGGGAGATATTACCACCTCAAGGACTTACAGACGACGTAATTTCGCTCTACACAGGATGCTTCAAGAAGGTTATATTACCGAAGAACAGCTCCAAGATGCAAGGGAGCAGCCTATCGACCCCCCTGTTGAACAGCAGAGTGAAAACCCAAACATTCCTCGTTTTTTAACAAATGAACTTACAAGGATTGAAGAAGAACTTGGCTATGAAAGAGGTCAGCTCCTTGTAGGTTTCAACATTTTTACAACCTTAGATGCAGATGCCCAACTTGTTGCCCAGCAGACAATAGGTAATTACGAAAGTTATGTGGGAGAAGCACAACGTAATAATCCCAACATTCAAGCAGCGCTAGTTAGCATCGATCCTGAAACTGGTGGTGTTTTAGCTATGGCTGAAAGTGGTTTAGGTGAGTATAGAACCATAAACGGAATTCCCCAGCCGGGTTCAGCCTTCAAACCAATTGCTTACGCCCTTGCCTTAGAATCCCAAAAGTACACTCTATTAAACCAACACTTTTGTCAAAATCTTTCTGAGGCCGGGATTTTACCTAACTATACAGGAGCAGATTATGGGGGTAGATATCATAATTCCAACTTGACAATGAGGCAAGCTATGGTTGAATCATGCAACATATACGCTGTTTTAGCAAACACTCACTTAGGTCCTAGAAATATAATATCCTTAGCAAGAAGTATGGGCTACAATGGCACTTTAGCAGAAGATGCTCAAATGGTTCTTGGCAGTAGTGGAGCTCGTATGCTTGATATGGCTTCTGTATACGCTGTATTTGCCAACGGAGGTATGAGTGTAGAACCTTACATAATAAGTGAAATCCAAGATAGGTATGGCAACACCGTTTATCGCCAAAACCGTCAACTTAACCAGAGAGTCATATCCCAAGAAACATCTTTTCTAGTTACTGATATGCTCCGTGATGTGCTAAGAAGTTCCCAGGGCACTGCCAGGGGGGCAAGCAGTCGAATTCCTAATAGGGACGCTGCTGTGAAGACCGGCACTACAGCTGGGTATGCGTATAGTGCTGGCTATACACCCGAAATGGTAACAATTGCTTATATAGGCCAAGAGGAACAGACGGGTAATTTGGGTCTTACAGGTGGAGGTACAACTTCCCGCCTATGGGCTGATTATACCAATACTGCTCTAAATCGTATCTATGGAGAAAATGTAGGACAAACATTTTCTGTCCCGGGGAATATAGAGCAACTTAGAATATGCCGGGAAACCCTACTACTTGCCACGCCAAATTGTCCCGATGCATTTAATGAATATTTCGTTAGAGGCACGGGGCCAGATATATATTGCAACATTCATGAAAATATAAGCCGCGATGTACAGATGTGTACTGACTCTTGGAAAAGAGCTACTGACTTCTGCCCACCAAGATCCGTTAGAACCTTTAGGTTCCCACCTAACCAGCAAATACCAACAGAAGAGTGCGATATCCACCCTCAAGTTAGATGGCCAAACCAACAAGACATGGATGAAGATGTGGATCAAGACAGGTTTGACTGGTTTGATGACGAAGATGCCCCAGGGAGTGAAGAAAATAACGATGGAGATGAGCAATGA
- the moaA gene encoding GTP 3',8-cyclase MoaA — protein sequence MELMDSTGRKIDYLRISLIDRCNLRCSYCMPPQGVDLFGHDKVMTYEELAVVVKGVSELGISSIRLTGGEPLIRKGLIPFVKLISSMEGINDISLTTNGVMLEEMAKSLKNAGVNRLNISLDTLKREKYKKITGKDCLDLVLKGIDKSIELGFEPIKINTVLLKDENVDEILDFVHMTLQKPIHIRFIEMMPLGKSTDNWKHSYIPWTYPLEVIKEKYEVEGVHGPTGKGPAKYFKLPNSKGTFGVISAVSEHFCANCNRLRLTSDGKLKTCLFGKGEVDLRKVIQTGTVQDVKRAIVEAVKNKPLGHDINSDTTTHRSMWQIGG from the coding sequence ATGGAGCTCATGGACAGTACTGGCAGGAAGATAGACTATCTTAGGATTTCTCTTATAGATAGATGCAATTTGCGTTGTAGCTATTGTATGCCACCACAAGGTGTAGATTTATTTGGTCATGATAAGGTTATGACCTACGAGGAGTTGGCAGTGGTTGTAAAAGGAGTTTCCGAACTTGGTATTTCTAGTATAAGACTAACTGGAGGAGAACCCTTGATAAGAAAAGGCCTAATACCCTTTGTTAAGCTTATATCGTCCATGGAAGGTATCAATGATATATCCCTTACTACAAATGGTGTAATGCTAGAAGAAATGGCGAAGTCGTTAAAAAATGCTGGTGTGAATCGGTTAAATATTAGTCTAGATACCTTAAAAAGGGAGAAATATAAGAAAATCACAGGTAAAGACTGCCTTGATTTAGTTCTTAAGGGTATTGATAAGTCAATTGAACTAGGCTTTGAACCTATCAAAATCAACACAGTTTTATTAAAAGATGAAAATGTGGATGAAATACTAGATTTTGTTCATATGACCCTACAAAAACCCATCCATATACGATTTATCGAAATGATGCCATTAGGAAAAAGTACAGATAACTGGAAACACAGTTATATACCATGGACATATCCCTTAGAAGTGATAAAGGAAAAATATGAGGTGGAAGGTGTACATGGCCCTACAGGCAAAGGACCTGCTAAGTACTTCAAGCTTCCAAACTCTAAAGGGACATTTGGTGTCATAAGCGCAGTCAGCGAGCATTTTTGCGCTAATTGTAACCGACTTAGACTGACAAGTGATGGGAAATTAAAGACATGTCTATTTGGTAAAGGTGAAGTTGACTTGAGAAAAGTTATTCAAACAGGTACTGTACAAGATGTAAAAAGAGCCATTGTAGAGGCTGTAAAAAATAAGCCTTTGGGGCATGATATAAACTCTGATACAACCACTCACCGCTCCATGTGGCAGATAGGGGGATAA